CAAAAGTGTCAATGGATTTTGGTAGAAAAACCAGGAAAAAAATGGACAAAAGAATGTATTTAGGATTTGGTTAAATCTCATGGAGCTGATTGGAAGAGATAGCAAAAGGGTACAAATTCAGAGTACGGACTTTACAATTTCCCTTTCTTGAAACTCTCCTCCTCTTGGCTTGAATTTAACAAAATCTAGCAACCATATTAGTATCCAAGTTAGCCTTGAATCCAACAAGTAGACCATCAAGGATTTAAACTCTGAGATTTGAACTCTCAAACTCTTGAAAAAGTTCAAATTCTTTGCAAGGAAATATTCCTTGAAGGTCTTTCAGCAGAAATAAAAAGGGTCTTAATTCACCGATAGGGGAAAGTGGCAAAAGCTAACCAATGAAACTCAAGGACCCCAAATTTACAAAGTGCAAAAATGGGACAAACCAAGCAATATTCTATATGTCAACATTGGTTTGCTGTGAGGACTGCATGGTTCAAGCTAGCTGTTTGTCGGGTGGATCAGAGTCTGCTTGACCGAGGGAGAAGCTGTGAATATAGAGTGATGACAACAAGTAGCGTTGGTGCAGCCGAAATGGGTCAAAAGTCACACATAAAAAGACAGACAAAGGTAAAAAAGCCATTTTGTTGTTGCTGATGCCTGCATCTTGCATATGGCCATTACGTGCCCACCAGAACTAAAGATGGAATAAAACCCGACTTCTAAAATTATGGATGTTAGCACGTGAACTTGACTTCATCTTGATGAAACACACCTTTCTACCCCCATATAAACCACTCACTCCCTGCCAAACTTGCGGTTGATGCTTTACTTACAATTATAATACTACTTTCTCATTTCAAGTTCCATTTTTTAAAAGCTTTGTTGAATTATAGTACTGCTGAGCACCATATCAGAAAACATCATCAAATTCATTTTGAGGATCCACCAGAACTGGATCACTACAAGTTCATGTGCGCACAATTTAGCAAAACGGGTTGCTACCTCTTCGGCGGGAAGCATTTCGATCCTATTGCCATCACTTTTCTTACATTAGTTTCATAGTCTTTCCTTGGTTTTAATTTACAGTTTCTTATAACAAAAAGGGTACATTTTTTTTAACCTCTAGGTCTTGAGTAACAAAGCTTGGACTAATGCTGCAGTCTGCACTAGTTCCTTAAGATTCCCCAAAGTCACTAAGAGAAATTGGGGATTTGTTTTGGAGGGCATCATGACATTTGTCTAGTGGTTTTTGTAAAGAGGTGCTTCTCTCGGGTCTTCGCCGGTTGCCGTTTTGCAAGGGGAATCAAGACGGCTTTCTTTTTATACCTTTTTTTCCTCATCCCTCCAAGTCATCATTCTCATATTTCTCATCTAAAACTAGGAAGTGCTCAAGTGCAAACTGTCCACTAGAGGTTGTTGTGTTCGGCGCCAAAGGTCTATAAATCCTAAATCCTTCTATTGCCAACCAACATACCAATACAATATAGCCTTTATAGCAAATACCAATTGACAATTATAAAAGTATAAACTTAACTCCACAGTTCTCGTTTTATCCAAACGTCGTAGGACTGGTAATTTTTCACATAACCTGCAAGCTCAATATATCCAACATAAAATAAGGGTAAAATAATAATCGAACAAGTCATATCGAGTCGTGTAAGGACAATATGCCGTAGTTTattcactttatatattaatccAAGAGTTTGATAGTTTGATAACATATAATCCGATTTTCCAGATAAAAGATTTGGTTAGAAACTCCCTatctattttatcaaaaataaataaataaatatttttttaaaaggaaaaaaaaataagtgactTAAAATGGGCGACCTCAACAGGTGTGTCCATGATAGGGTAAAAAATGTTACAAGTGAAGTGAACCAGTTAAGCTTTGAAGTTGAAAGCAACTGTAGCGTATATACACGCGCGAGAGGAAACACGTTGTGGAATTTGGTCCGTGCATACAACGAGGGACAGAGGGACGAACACGGTGCTCTCCTCCCATCCATTAGCTTctctcctcttcctcttcctcttccccttccccttctcAATTCCAAATGTCTTGCTTTGATTTCTTGCCTGCTTTGTGACAGAGTTTGTAAGGATCAATTCACCTATGTCTGGCGAGGTTTCTTCGTCGTCCGCTTTTATGGATGGCCTCGACGACGTGGAGGACTACGTTCGGGTGAGAGATTCTCCTCCGATTTGTTCCCTCTTAATTGTCTGATTTCTGACTTGAAATGTAGGACAAGATGGAGGATTTAAGTTCTCCCGCAGCTGTTTGAAGAAATCGATTCgtttttgtatatttcttttctcttccctTCTTCTTTGGCATGTTTGCTTGCTGCTGAGATAACTGAAAAAACGGCCACTTAACTGAGCGTAACAAACTTGTTCTGTGATCTAAGTTGATTGAGAGACCAAAGACTTGTAAGAAAATtcgaggttttttttttttttttttttataatcttttccCAGTTTCTTCTCTCGGAAACCAAACGATGTACCAATTATGGGTTTTCcgtatatttttccttttccttgtaTTTTCCTTCAACTTGTCCGGTTGCTAAGAAAATGTGCCAAAAGACAAGCGATTGAGTTTAATTGCGATTCCTTTGTTTTTCGCTTCTCCAACTGTTTGATCAGTGAGAAATCCGAGGGAAAGGGAAATCGCTGTACTATGTTTTGGTTTATTCCTCTCTTTCCTGACTTTATAGTTCATAAgaatttgaatatttgaatgGTAGTCTTGGATTATGGACATGTATTACTCCCATCTACCTTGTATGTGACGTCTTATGTCATCCTACCACGTCACCATACTCTCTGAGCACCTGATGGTATTCCGTAATTGATGGAAAGTGGTCTTTCCGTTGACTTGAAATTTTTTCTGTTAgtgaaataaatttgaaaacagAACATGCTAGCTAGTTGGCTCtaacatgaattgaaaaaaCGTCTCTGTTGATGCTTGCTTAGTCGATTACTTATATTATCTAGCAGTAGATCTTTTTATCagtaataaactaaaataacagATCTATTCACGTTCTTGCATTGTTCTGCAACCAAACACAGCTACTCTTTCTACCTCATGGAGTATTAATTGCTCTCTAGCAAATTTAATGGTTTGTCAGAGAATTTGATGAAGTAAGCATTCATCGAATTTCAGGCAAATGAAGGAGGGGGACCAGTGCAACGGgatatttttaatcatatttttgaCCTTGTACGGAATGGAAACAAAGCATTTCGAGACAACCGTTTTGAAGAGGTAAATCATAAATGTTTTAATTCAGAGCACTTTGTCTAGTTTGGCTTGTTTTTCCTCCAGAGTGGAGTTTAAGAGGATTTCCTTATCCAcggaaaaacagaaaaaaaaattcatagcaATGCTAGTGAAGAATGATAGCATTGGGCTTGAGTTTCTTAGCAATAATGTTTATGCTATGGATGAATCATCTACTACCTGTTTTTCCACCACTTCTGGATGTTGTTGTTCTGGTGCACTGGGTGCTTAATTTCAGGTGAAGGTAGTAGTTTGGACGGTATATCTTGCTTTATAGTTTCCTTGTCCTTCCCTGGTGCAAGTATTTGGTCACTTTAAGCATGCTTGTTTCTTGCAAAGAattaataatttccaattgTTAATAAACTTGATGTGATTATTTAATTAATGCATTACTCATCAAAAATAAACTTTGTATAATTGTGTTCATATTTGAAAATACTTACTTTTTTTAGCTCCTTTACATTCTTGTCCTTAAATTGCTGATCCAGTTTATACGCAGGCAATCAAGTGTTACTCAAAAGCCAATAACATTAAACCAGGTGATCCTATTATCCTTGGGAACCGAAGTGCTGCTTATATCaggttaattaataaaatactaGATTTGTGATTTGTGATTGATTGGACCCCATGTCCATCTTCTAGACCATTAAATTGCACTAACTATGATGGGTTTCTTGCGATGATGACTTCTTCATTCAACCAGGATTAGCCAATTCCTGAAACACCGATCACCATCAGATTCCGAATATAGACCATTGAATGGGCTGGATCCTACAATACATGCTGAGGTATGTTGTGATGCTTTGGTCTTTAAATGCTTAGAAAATAAAGttcaaattttattagaaatctTTAGATATATTCTAACAAGTATTGATTAATTAAATTCAGCTTGCTTTGAAGGATGCTGAAAAGCTGAATAATCTCCGAAGTAATTCAGTAAAGTCATACATTCTAAAGGCCAATGCACTGATATTGGTAAGAATAGGTTtccatctttttctcttttttggtctttattccttttccatttctttaatGTATCAGGGGGTGGGCCCCATCTCTCTCATTGTGTGCACCTGCATATTTTAGTAGTGAAGATGAACCTATGTGGTGCCTTGAGGCCACAAGGCCTTTGGATTTTAGGTATTTCATACTTAAAAAGATGGAGTAAGGAAAATATTTGCCCATTCTAGTGCCTTTGGATTTTCGATCTTTTAGCCTATTCTAGCTCCTCGCTTGTagttaggtgttttctcttgtatacttcttgtgtacttgggctatgcctatttacttgtcaataaaattttcttattacttataaaaaaaaaggagtaacTGAGTAAGActtgaggggaaaaaaaaagtaaaacataaGCAGTGTTCGTCCCATGGATGATAAGTCAGATAAATGGAGAGTTTAATACATATAAACTTGATTATGAATATAGTTTGTAAATATTCGAATAAAGAGCTGATTTGACGTGAGAATATTGTGGCCATGTTACATTGTTTGATCATGAATTGCTTTGGACAGAGTAGAATGACAAGAAAATGTTGGAAATGTTACACATGAACACTCAAACTAGTCCTGAGCACATgcatttctactttttttttttttcttttttattgcatAGTTTCATTTTATGTTAATATCCTGGATAGATGGCGAAAaccttaattataataatttttttctcctgATAGATGTTTGGCAAATTTTAGCCTTATTTGTCATAGTTACATTGCACTTGTGGTTCTACAGCTGGAGAAGTATGAGACTGCCCGGGATGTTATTCTTTCAGGTCTTCAGGTTGATCCTTTTAGGTAATATGGAGTTTTTATCATATTGTTCTGTTGTGATGGAGATATgctcaataatttttatatttaatttttacacTCTGGATGGCTCTTGTGTTTGCTTTGGTTATATGTAGCAATTCTCTTCGTGCTTCTCTTCAGAATTTGGAGAGGATATCAAGAAGTTTTCTTGGGAGGAGAAATTATGTGACACCAGAACGGACTGATGAATTTGATTGCACGCTTTGTCTGAAGTTACTATATGAACCTATTACGACTCCGTGTGGGCATTCTTTTTGCCGTTCATGTCTGTTTCAGTCCATGGATCGTCGTGAGAACCTTGCTTTCATTGATCCTAGTCTCTATGATATCTGTATGTAAGCTTATTTTCTCCTAAccttttgtattgaaatgttagGTAACAAATGCCCATTGTGCCGAACTGTTCTTTTTGTCAGTCCCAGAACAAGTGCGATCAGGTGAGTTGCTAATGATAACTGAAAAGCTTATCTCAATGGTTTGACCCTGGAATATTCTTTTTCTCCTATCTTTTCAGTGTCACATTACTTAGTCTAGGAGCACCTTTCCTTGGGTCCAACCTAGGAGATGTAGGTTCCTAATATATGAGTTTATTCAGGACCCTAACCATCAGCATTAGATCCAAGATTTTACTTCAGCAGGGAGAATAATAGAATGTGAAAAAGAAATTGCAACTGCATTTGACACATTACAATTGTActtcaaaaaccaaaaagaaaaactattgtTCAGTTTGGTTTAAAATCGATTTTGAAAAGCAAACCAACTTAATTTTGAACTTGTTTGAGGTTGAATGTGATTTGCTAGACTATTTATATTATGAGAAGGATTTTTTAATGCACATGCACATACAGGATGCCTATATAAAAGAAGATGCTACAATTTGTTTGAGACTACACAAGTTAACTTTAGATGCAGTGAAGTTGTGTTAGGAAGGATCATGATGGAAATAACAGGGTAAAAGAACTACTTATTATGCAAAGActgatatttataaattatatatatgtatatgtataactaaaaatttacttataaaattatatatttatatatattcaaaatgaTAATTAGTTTTAGAAATAACCAGAAAGGAGAAGAGAAATGAAATTGGCTTGGAGAGCCACTAGAACAAAATTTATGCCATTGAAAGTCTGAAGGTATCCAGGAAAAGTAAAATTACTAGAATATCTTGAGTGAGAGCCAAAATTTAAAAGATAGTTTTTGTGGGAGTGtaattgtgaaaaaaaaaaaaacatatcctaaatgtttgggttttttttttaaccgttGACATTTAACGAATGTGGTGTATTTGacatttagaaaattttagaaattaagtTTTGAGAATGAAAACATGCGGTTCTTGAAAAACTGTTTGCTCCTCATTGTATgagtatatattaatttttttacattgtaTTATTATAAGTTGATTTgtttacattttaaaaaatgactCCACGTACTTGGCTTTGAAAACTATGTATGTTTTCAAACTATATAAATATTGAGAGTTTACAAAGGGCATTTTCCCATCAGCTTCCCTTCTTTCCAAATTAATATTTGACTTTTTGAGGGAGCACGGTAACAAACACAGAGGAACTTAAAATTTTCCAATTGGGTCATTATGAGTCTAGAAAGTCCTTTTGGCTGTGGCCTTTAAGGAGTTCTCTTTACCATGCATGCTGCAGTAAGTGTACAGTCAGTGAGAATGGTTTTTTCCTGGAGTTACTCTTTTGTTTGATTTGTTGCAACCTTTTGTGAGTCTTGGGGAAATATTTAAGATTCTGCTTAACATATTATCAATTCATTTGTCTTTTTACCAGTGTGACACTTAACAACATCATACAAAAGAACTTCCCAGAGGAATATGCTGAAAGGAAGTTGGAGCATGACAGTTTGACAAACCTTGGTGTTGATTTGATGCCTCTTTTTGTCATGGATGTCGTCATTCCAGGTCAAAAGTTCCCACTCCACATTTTTGAACCCCGGTACCGGCTTATGGTGAGTCAATCTATTGGTGGTTAATCTTCCTGTTGAGCTTTCATATATCATGATAAACTATGACAAATGGATAAGTATGGAGATGCCCATACATCTATATGATGAACTACCTTTGTATACTGCATATTTGAGAAGCCATATGAATAGCTAAGTTGTCTAAGTGTTACTTTATTTTGTATGTCAATTTTTTTACTCTAGGACTAAGGGGAACTGTAGCAAAAGAGTGGGTTCAAGCAAAGGGATTATAGACACGGTGCTTGGGAGAGTATACACCTCCGATGATCAGTGCTGATAGCTTTGACCCTTcaaatttgttattattgtgaGAGTGGAAATTGAGCTCTAGGTTTTTAGATAATGCTTGATTTTGATCTCTTAGAGATATATTGGTTCAACAACGGAAAACTTTCCTTTTAttgtggatttatttatttattctttttgggGGCTGTGGTATCATGGACCTATTGCTGTATAGAGTTTACTGCCTTAGGGTAAGCTGTTGATGGTATACTCATCATCCAATGAGACCGTCATTGATGGTATCTTGTCATCTATTGCGACTATCTCTAGAAAGGGCTCCTATTGAGCATGAATACCACCTGTAGTCTTCAAAACGTATAACTTTGAGCTCCATTTGAATTTTGAGAGTTGGTCTGGTCACGTGATTAGTGTATGAAACATGTTTCTGTAATCTAAGTTTTGTTTATTGCTGGTGCTTATTCTGTCTAAATAGACACTGCAACCTTTGTACTATATGaatatctttcaatttttgcagttttatatattatgtttatatCCTGTCAGCTTATGTATTTGCATATTGTATTACCTCATCAAAATTGTTGGTCAAGGGTATCATTTGGAAATGCCCCATAGAAACAGAGAGGAAAATTATGAGCTCTGGCAGAGGGAAAGCATATGGCTTTCTATCCACAAATATGGTTTAATATGCAATAGAATAGTTATACTTTGGTTTGGTTGCCCTTTTGTAAATTACTAGCAATAAATGCATGGCAGCATGAGGGTATATGGGTCATAACAGAAATATACAATCTTGATTTTCTGCTGAAGCACCGAAtcaatttttctcttctctcactttttttttcttttctttttttttttcccgaaaaAAGTAACCCAATTTTTTGCTTTATTAAAGTTGGCAAAAGGTATAATCCAATTTCTGCTTTGGTTTATCGATAACATGAACCTCTGTCTACATCATAAGCTACCATTCTATCTATCATGATAACTATATCCATGTAAATAATGttattgtaatttttgtttatgtggACATCAGGTGAGGAGAATAATGGAGGGAAACCATCGGATGGGAATGGTAGAATATTGTCACTGGtccttttctttcacttttcctTCCTAAGGTATATCTGATTAATCAAGAATTCCTCCTTGTTACTGGGTTTGATCGTCTATTAATCATGTAGGTTATCATTGATTCTACAACAGGTTCCATAGCTGATTTTGCTTGTGAAGTAGAGATTACTGAGTAGGTGTTTGATCCTTTTTTCCCTTATGACTTGACTAGAATGTGTACCATCTAGTTTGTTTCTTCTGATCTGTACTATTACATACTATTTTGAGAATAAAATGATCTTGATTTGTTTGTTGATGTAGATTCGAGCCACTTCCGGATGGACGATTCTATCTAGAGGTGGAGTTTTCTTTCTTGTATTCATGGTTCTGCACTTTATCCTGATGGATGGTTCATTAGTGGTTAAAGTTTTTTAATTATCTTCTTCACTATGGTGGCTTTGAAATATCTAAGAAAGGAAGACTAAATACATGTCAGCATGTGCATAATGTGTGCATTTGTATCTATATATAGGGGGTTGtaatctttatccatgctaatattcattttcagtttacataaaaaaatttatccatttCTTATTCACAGGTTGAAAGTCGACGGAGATTTCGCATAATCCGATCTTGGGATCAAGATGGGTGTGTTTATTTATTGGTTATTCCAATTACCagctctctttttcctttttggggGGTTAGACTTCATGTTTTGATGATGTAATTCCTGCAGTTATCGTGTTGCAAAGGTTGAATGGGTGCAGGATATCTATCCAGCTGAAGGAAcaagagaaagagaagaggCAAGCTAACTGCCAGTTTGGCTTCCCATTTGTGTGTGCACTATAGAGAATCCCTTCCTctccagaaaagaaaagaaaaagaaaatagttcaaaaaattaagtttgaagcatCATAGTTTGCTTTGACAATAAAAGCCAGTAACAATGCCTATGATATTTTACTATGGGTTTTGCATAGATGGATGCAGACATTTGTGGCTTTGTTGATATATATTTGTTGTGATTCCAAATGCTTCAACTTAAGAATACAGCTTAGTGACAATGTGCTGTAAGCCTGCTGGCTAAATAAACTTGAATCAGAGGAAGTTTCAAATGTTTTAGTTGCTACAAGGCCCTTTAGTGGGGCTTTGATAGTCCAGGATATGGAATCCATTATcagaataagataaaatatagaGTACTTTACATTCATGTTCACTTTATggattcatctttctttttatatcttattgatcataagaattgGCAAGAGTCCAAATACACGAATTGACAATTTTATATGGTTACAGTTGCAGGAAGTAACAAATAATGCAGCAGGGTTTGCTCAATCATGGATAAGGAGTGCAATTAATGCAGCACGGCAAGGTAAAACTCTAAGGAGGATACTACCTCAGTGCCTCGCATTTCTGGTTCCAATTTGCTCAACATTGCCATAATCCCTACTGAAGAGTTTCTTGggcaaattttattaaatgcgAATACCagcatatttttttctaattagtAGATAGGTACATTAAATAATGCCCACGGGATTTCATGATGGAGCATTCCAGATATGAGATAAACCCATCGCTTATTCATTTCGAGTCGGTTATACTCGTTAGCTTGCATATGCTTTGCCATTTCACATTCAGATGATTTTATCTATCTAAGTGCTTGTCTTACATCTTTGCAATGTATTGTTGTTCTTCACAACACAATTCACATTGCAGATCCAGGAAGACTTGAAAGACTCCGTAATGTAGAAGCCATGATGCCTGCACCACAAGATCCAGAGCACTTCAGTTTCTGGGTACGGCTAgatatttacataaaatatgtgAGGCTTCTTCAACTTTTATACTTCTGCTAATGTATACTAATCTACAGCTTGCCACCCTGGCAAACCGGAGGCCTCAAGAAAGATTAGAACTCCTGCGCATAAGAGATACAAGAGAGGTATGGAATCTTTTTTTACCTGCTGAAAAGTTCAATAGCAGATAGTGCCAGACTGCCAGGTCTGACAGATTTGAATGTATACAATGagatgctgttttttttttttttttgatagcaCGCAATGAGATGCTGTTAATCATTTCAAACGTGCTCTGTTCTATAAATTCCCATTTGAGATAGCCCCAATGCCTATACCATGTATTCCTTGACTCATATAATCTTGTAACTTTGGGTGGGAAGGTCCCCGGGAGAAATATGCCTTGCTGCATGGCCTACATAAAAAGATTTTCCTAATGGTAGTTAGCCCAGTGGTGAGGGTGTAACAACTCCTTAAAAAGTGAAACTCTAGGATTTAGAACCATACACTTGCTAACAACTTGATAGATAATTGTCAATGGAAAACCAATATATGGTTAATGTGCACAAACAGCGTGGGTTTGATTGTGGAGAGCATGCTTGTTTTTGCTTTTTACCTTCCTAATTGCTACAAGGAGCTTGTCCTTGTGACCcagaaaaagaaacagaaattGAAAGGTCATCGCAACCCGGAATGTTACTTTTAATGTTCATCTCAAAACATTCTTATAatcattttgatataaaattGACCTTGCAGAGGATCACACGCGGCTTGATATACCTGCAAGCGGAAGGACGGCGCTGTCGAGTACAGTGAGGAAAGTTGTAATAGGAGTCAATGTTTTGTAACTATGATTGTTACCATTTGATTATATTCGTATACAAAGGATTCAATATTCTTTGGTCCACATGCTAAAGATTGTGGATCCTTATTCCTTGTtgtaacaaatatataaaaactcaaatttaataaatattgacCAATTTATTTTCTACATTTCTGGCTTTGGAATATTCCTCTGTTTGTTGATGCCCAATCCAACATAACGctgtttaattggaagaaaaaCTCTATTACCAAGCCAATATGTAGAGCACACTTAGTTAAATATTTACCTGGTATAATTTGTTTaggaatataaaatttaaaatttgaatcttataaatcaaattttaccATTTAAGTAATATAGATATATCGTGCTCTATACACCGACTTGAAAATAGAATCTAATTGGAAACTCCTGTCCCTTAAATTGATACC
This Carya illinoinensis cultivar Pawnee chromosome 11, C.illinoinensisPawnee_v1, whole genome shotgun sequence DNA region includes the following protein-coding sequences:
- the LOC122281084 gene encoding uncharacterized protein LOC122281084 isoform X4, encoding MGDLNRCVHDRVKNVTSEVNQLSFEVESNCSVYTRARGNTLWNLVRAYNEGQRDEHEFVRINSPMSGEVSSSSAFMDGLDDVEDYVRANEGGGPVQRDIFNHIFDLVRNGNKAFRDNRFEEAIKCYSKANNIKPGDPIILGNRSAAYIRISQFLKHRSPSDSEYRPLNGLDPTIHAELALKDAEKLNNLRSNSVKSYILKANALILLEKYETARDVILSGLQVDPFSNSLRASLQNLERISRSFLGRRNYVTPERTDEFDCTLCLKLLYEPITTPCGHSFCRSCLFQSMDRRNKCPLCRTVLFVSPRTSAISVTLNNIIQKNFPEEYAERKLEHDSLTNLGVDLMPLFVMDVVIPGQKFPLHIFEPRYRLMTSGEENNGGKPSDGNGRILSLVLFFHFSFLRFEPLPDGRFYLEVESRRRFRIIRSWDQDGYRVAKVEWVQDIYPAEGTREREELQEVTNNAAGFAQSWIRSAINAARQDPGRLERLRNVEAMMPAPQDPEHFSFWLATLANRRPQERLELLRIRDTRERITRGLIYLQAEGRRCRVQ
- the LOC122281084 gene encoding uncharacterized protein LOC122281084 isoform X2; protein product: MGDLNRCVHDRVKNVTSEVNQLSFEVESNCSVYTRARGNTLWNLVRAYNEGQRDEHEFVRINSPMSGEVSSSSAFMDGLDDVEDYVRANEGGGPVQRDIFNHIFDLVRNGNKAFRDNRFEEAIKCYSKANNIKPGDPIILGNRSAAYIRISQFLKHRSPSDSEYRPLNGLDPTIHAELALKDAEKLNNLRSNSVKSYILKANALILLEKYETARDVILSGLQVDPFSNSLRASLQNLERISRSFLGRRNYVTPERTDEFDCTLCLKLLYEPITTPCGHSFCRSCLFQSMDRRNKCPLCRTVLFVSPRTSAISVTLNNIIQKNFPEEYAERKLEHDSLTNLGVDLMPLFVMDVVIPGQKFPLHIFEPRYRLMTSGEENNGGKPSDGNGRILSLVIIDSTTGSIADFACEVEITEFEPLPDGRFYLEVESRRRFRIIRSWDQDGYRVAKVEWVQDIYPAEGTREREELQEVTNNAAGFAQSWIRSAINAARQDPGRLERLRNVEAMMPAPQDPEHFSFWLATLANRRPQERLELLRIRDTREVWNLFLPAEKFNSR
- the LOC122281084 gene encoding uncharacterized protein LOC122281084 isoform X3; the encoded protein is MGDLNRCVHDRVKNVTSEVNQLSFEVESNCSVYTRARGNTLWNLVRAYNEGQRDEHEFVRINSPMSGEVSSSSAFMDGLDDVEDYVRANEGGGPVQRDIFNHIFDLVRNGNKAFRDNRFEEAIKCYSKANNIKPGDPIILGNRSAAYIRISQFLKHRSPSDSEYRPLNGLDPTIHAELALKDAEKLNNLRSNSVKSYILKANALILLEKYETARDVILSGLQVDPFSNSLRASLQNLERISRSFLGRRNYVTPERTDEFDCTLCLKLLYEPITTPCGHSFCRSCLFQSMDRRNKCPLCRTVLFVSPRTSAISVTLNNIIQKNFPEEYAERKLEHDSLTNLGVDLMPLFVMDVVIPGQKFPLHIFEPRYRLMVRRIMEGNHRMGMVIIDSTTGSIADFACEVEITEFEPLPDGRFYLEVESRRRFRIIRSWDQDGYRVAKVEWVQDIYPAEGTREREELQEVTNNAAGFAQSWIRSAINAARQDPGRLERLRNVEAMMPAPQDPEHFSFWLATLANRRPQERLELLRIRDTRERITRGLIYLQAEGRRCRVQ
- the LOC122281084 gene encoding uncharacterized protein LOC122281084 isoform X1, encoding MGDLNRCVHDRVKNVTSEVNQLSFEVESNCSVYTRARGNTLWNLVRAYNEGQRDEHEFVRINSPMSGEVSSSSAFMDGLDDVEDYVRANEGGGPVQRDIFNHIFDLVRNGNKAFRDNRFEEAIKCYSKANNIKPGDPIILGNRSAAYIRISQFLKHRSPSDSEYRPLNGLDPTIHAELALKDAEKLNNLRSNSVKSYILKANALILLEKYETARDVILSGLQVDPFSNSLRASLQNLERISRSFLGRRNYVTPERTDEFDCTLCLKLLYEPITTPCGHSFCRSCLFQSMDRRNKCPLCRTVLFVSPRTSAISVTLNNIIQKNFPEEYAERKLEHDSLTNLGVDLMPLFVMDVVIPGQKFPLHIFEPRYRLMTSGEENNGGKPSDGNGRILSLVIIDSTTGSIADFACEVEITEFEPLPDGRFYLEVESRRRFRIIRSWDQDGYRVAKVEWVQDIYPAEGTREREELQEVTNNAAGFAQSWIRSAINAARQDPGRLERLRNVEAMMPAPQDPEHFSFWLATLANRRPQERLELLRIRDTRERITRGLIYLQAEGRRCRVQ